A region of Plantactinospora sp. BC1 DNA encodes the following proteins:
- a CDS encoding DUF4383 domain-containing protein — MAHNPVNHPARPVYRAIGGLIGLYLVAFGVLGFVEAGGGEFFAQDDTLVLGQGTNLGYSVISTVLGLVILLATLVGRNVDTTVDKFLGYALMALGLAELAVLRTDANYLNFTVATTIVTMILGLTLLMCGMYGKVGSEEEAKAFEDARLVL; from the coding sequence ATGGCCCACAACCCCGTCAACCATCCCGCGCGGCCGGTCTACCGGGCCATCGGCGGGCTGATCGGCCTCTACCTGGTGGCCTTCGGTGTCCTCGGCTTCGTCGAGGCCGGCGGCGGCGAGTTCTTCGCCCAGGACGACACCCTGGTACTCGGCCAGGGGACCAACCTCGGCTACTCGGTGATCTCGACCGTGCTCGGCCTGGTCATCCTGCTCGCCACCCTGGTCGGCCGGAACGTCGACACGACGGTCGACAAGTTCCTCGGGTACGCCCTGATGGCGCTCGGCCTCGCCGAACTGGCGGTGCTGCGTACCGATGCGAACTATCTCAACTTCACCGTCGCCACCACCATCGTGACGATGATCCTCGGGCTGACCCTGCTGATGTGCGGCATGTACGGCAAGGTCGGCTCCGAGGAGGAGGCCAAGGCCTTCGAGGACGCCCGCCTGGTGCTCTGA
- a CDS encoding DUF4383 domain-containing protein, with protein MAHIPINHPARPVYRVLAGLIGLYIVIFGVFGLFETAGEDFFSRGSHWVLGLRTNMAFALVSVIFGLVVLFGAVHRGNFGHLMNLAIGVVFLVVAIAMMAVLQTEANILNFSMSTVIVSMLFGLVLLATGLYDKVGPAEHAEEEREMDTSTSARPGR; from the coding sequence ATGGCGCACATCCCGATCAACCACCCGGCTCGTCCGGTCTACCGGGTACTCGCCGGGCTGATCGGCCTCTACATCGTGATCTTCGGGGTCTTCGGACTCTTCGAGACCGCCGGGGAGGACTTCTTCAGCCGAGGCAGCCACTGGGTGCTGGGGCTGCGTACCAACATGGCGTTCGCGCTGGTCTCGGTGATCTTCGGGCTGGTGGTCCTCTTCGGCGCGGTGCACCGGGGCAACTTCGGGCACCTGATGAACCTCGCCATCGGGGTGGTCTTCCTGGTGGTCGCGATCGCGATGATGGCCGTGTTGCAGACCGAGGCGAACATCCTGAACTTCTCGATGTCCACGGTCATCGTGTCGATGCTCTTCGGACTCGTCCTGCTCGCCACCGGCCTCTACGACAAGGTCGGCCCGGCGGAGCACGCCGAGGAGGAACGCGAGATGGACACGAGTACGAGCGCCCGCCCCGGCCGCTGA
- a CDS encoding TetR/AcrR family transcriptional regulator, translating into MSDGPGTDRSLGRRQVKPPAPPPPPPPKPGSRVRMSAAQRREQLIAIGRQAFAERGFDATSIEDVAARAKVSKPVVYEHFGGKEGLYAVVVDREVRALLYRVTTALTAGHPRELLEQAALALLDYIEEETDGFRVLVRESPVLSATGNFSSVMNDVAHQVEHILGAEFKSRGYDPKLAELYSQSLVGMVALSGRWWLEVRKPRKETVAAHLVNLAWNGLSHLEAKPTLLTRRTR; encoded by the coding sequence GTGAGCGACGGTCCGGGTACCGATCGCAGCCTCGGGCGCCGGCAGGTCAAGCCACCGGCGCCACCGCCGCCGCCACCCCCCAAGCCCGGTTCCCGGGTACGGATGTCCGCGGCCCAGCGCCGCGAGCAGCTCATCGCGATCGGCCGGCAGGCCTTTGCCGAGCGCGGGTTCGACGCGACCTCGATCGAGGATGTCGCCGCCCGGGCCAAGGTCTCCAAGCCGGTGGTCTACGAGCACTTCGGTGGCAAGGAGGGCCTCTACGCGGTCGTCGTGGACCGGGAGGTACGCGCCCTGCTCTACCGGGTCACCACCGCGCTGACCGCCGGGCATCCCCGCGAGTTGCTGGAGCAGGCGGCGCTGGCCCTGCTCGACTACATCGAGGAGGAGACCGACGGCTTCCGGGTGCTGGTCCGGGAGTCGCCGGTGCTCTCCGCGACCGGCAACTTCAGCAGCGTGATGAACGACGTGGCGCACCAGGTGGAGCACATCCTGGGTGCCGAGTTCAAGAGCCGGGGCTACGACCCGAAGCTCGCCGAACTCTATTCACAGTCCCTGGTCGGCATGGTGGCGCTCAGTGGCCGCTGGTGGCTCGAGGTGCGCAAGCCGCGCAAGGAGACGGTGGCGGCGCACCTGGTCAACCTGGCCTGGAACGGGCTGTCGCACCTGGAGGCCAAGCCGACCCTGCTCACCCGCCGGACCCGCTGA
- a CDS encoding acyl-CoA desaturase — MSSVLLEQPAATAKKGPKPLTDGVQSKGILFALWSFVTIPFLALLAAVPVAWGGWLSWTDIAIAGVWYVVAGLGITVGFHRYFTHGSFKAKRWLRVALAVAGSFAVQGNITQWVADHRRHHAFSDLEGDPHSPWRFGSSVWGLTKGLFHAHVGWLFKRELSNRERFAPDLIADKDINRVDRLFPLLVALSLLTPALVGGLVTWSWQGALTAFFWAGLVRVSLLHHITWSINSVCHVYGERPFEVRQGDRATNFWPLAILSFGESWHNLHHADPTCARHGVLRGQVDISARVIWLFEKVGAAYDVRWPKPERVAAKLLKSTPSQ; from the coding sequence ATGTCCTCCGTACTACTCGAACAACCGGCCGCCACCGCCAAGAAGGGCCCCAAGCCACTCACTGACGGCGTCCAGTCCAAGGGCATCCTCTTCGCCCTCTGGTCCTTCGTCACGATCCCCTTCCTCGCCCTGCTCGCCGCCGTGCCGGTGGCCTGGGGCGGCTGGCTGAGCTGGACCGACATCGCCATCGCCGGAGTGTGGTACGTGGTGGCCGGGCTCGGCATCACCGTCGGCTTCCACCGGTACTTCACGCACGGGTCGTTCAAGGCCAAGCGCTGGCTGCGGGTGGCCCTCGCCGTCGCGGGTTCGTTCGCGGTCCAGGGGAACATCACCCAGTGGGTCGCCGACCACCGCCGGCACCACGCCTTCTCCGACCTGGAGGGTGACCCGCACTCACCGTGGCGCTTCGGCAGCAGCGTGTGGGGCCTGACCAAGGGCCTGTTCCACGCCCACGTCGGCTGGCTGTTCAAGCGGGAACTCTCCAACCGCGAGCGGTTCGCCCCGGACCTGATCGCCGACAAGGACATCAACCGGGTCGACCGGCTCTTCCCGCTGCTGGTGGCCCTCTCCCTGCTCACCCCGGCGCTGGTCGGCGGCCTGGTCACCTGGTCCTGGCAGGGCGCGCTGACCGCGTTCTTCTGGGCCGGCCTGGTCCGGGTCTCGCTGCTGCACCACATCACCTGGTCGATCAACTCGGTCTGCCACGTCTACGGCGAGCGCCCGTTCGAGGTGCGCCAGGGCGACCGGGCGACGAACTTCTGGCCGCTGGCGATCCTCTCCTTCGGGGAGAGCTGGCACAACCTGCACCACGCCGATCCGACCTGCGCCCGGCACGGCGTACTGCGGGGTCAGGTCGACATCTCGGCCCGGGTGATCTGGCTCTTCGAGAAGGTCGGCGCCGCGTACGACGTGCGGTGGCCGAAGCCCGAGCGGGTTGCCGCAAAACTACTCAAATCAACACCGTCGCAGTGA
- a CDS encoding helix-turn-helix domain-containing protein, which translates to MIDPLAAEARRLRTVELLSAGEIRQRLGIGKDRLTALLRDVPAPEWTKRPNAKDELRARAVELRGAGRSVPEIAVELGVAKSTAYRWVQHLPLDPDPTAEARRRAHAQRMSEARWARHRTARDAAEADAHERAADEVGAVNARDLLIVGATLYWCEGTKSKPWRRDDRVTLVNSDVRLLDIFLRFLEGCGIDRSVPHYRLSIHESADAEAAARWWQAALCLPADRFRRPTLKRHRPKTTRYNTGAGYHGCLVVDVPGSRELYWRIEGVVAALGGGPKGVGSAEGEALG; encoded by the coding sequence GTGATCGATCCGCTCGCCGCCGAGGCGCGTCGTCTGCGTACGGTCGAGCTGCTCTCCGCCGGGGAGATCCGGCAGCGGCTCGGCATCGGCAAGGACCGGTTGACGGCGTTGCTGCGGGATGTTCCCGCGCCGGAGTGGACGAAACGACCCAACGCCAAGGACGAGTTGCGGGCCAGGGCCGTCGAGCTGCGCGGGGCGGGCCGCTCGGTGCCGGAGATCGCCGTCGAGCTGGGAGTGGCGAAGTCGACCGCGTACCGGTGGGTCCAACACCTGCCGCTCGACCCTGACCCGACGGCCGAGGCGCGGCGCCGCGCCCACGCGCAGCGGATGTCGGAGGCGCGCTGGGCGCGACACCGCACCGCCCGGGACGCCGCCGAGGCGGACGCGCACGAGCGGGCCGCCGACGAGGTCGGGGCGGTGAACGCCCGCGACCTGCTGATCGTCGGCGCCACGCTCTACTGGTGCGAGGGCACCAAGTCGAAGCCGTGGCGTCGGGACGACCGGGTCACCCTGGTCAACAGCGACGTCCGGCTGCTCGACATCTTCCTGCGGTTCCTGGAGGGCTGCGGGATCGACCGGAGCGTCCCCCACTATCGGCTGAGCATCCACGAGTCGGCGGACGCCGAGGCGGCGGCCCGGTGGTGGCAGGCGGCGTTGTGCCTGCCCGCCGACCGGTTCCGGCGGCCCACCCTCAAACGCCACCGCCCGAAGACGACCCGCTACAACACCGGCGCGGGCTACCACGGCTGCCTGGTCGTCGACGTGCCGGGCAGCCGGGAACTCTACTGGCGGATCGAGGGCGTGGTGGCCGCTCTCGGCGGCGGGCCGAAGGGGGTGGGGTCGGCCGAGGGTGAGGCGCTAGGCTAA
- the glmU gene encoding bifunctional UDP-N-acetylglucosamine diphosphorylase/glucosamine-1-phosphate N-acetyltransferase GlmU: MSQPRLRTVVVLAAGEGKRMKSALPKVLHPILGRSLLGHVLVAAAPVSADRTLVVVGHGADQVTAHLREVAPYAEPVLQAEQNGTGHAVRIALESAPDAGGTVVVLNGDVPLLRPETVTELVAAHESAGAAATVLAAEVADPTGLGRIVRGADGGLERIVEERDATHAQRAIREINAGIYAFDAALLRDALGKLSTDNDQGEEYLTDVFGQFAATGEAVAVHVAADATETLGCNDRVELAALRRLLRDRVNEGWMRTGVTLLDPATTWIDVTVTLGRDAVVDQNTQLCGATTVGPEAAVGPDTTLIDTTVGAGATVLRAHAVGAAVGPGASVGPYAYLRPEATLREKAKVGTFVEVKKSEIGEGAKVPHLTYVGDATIGPRANIGAGTLFVNYDGVNKSHTVVGEAAFVGCDTSLVAPVEVGAGAYVAAGSAVTNDVPPGALAITRAQQRNIDGWVLRRRPGTKSAAAAERAGREAPGASEGEPLHGGSVAGEGRPASGDTATE; the protein is encoded by the coding sequence GTGTCCCAGCCCCGCCTCCGCACCGTCGTCGTCCTCGCCGCCGGTGAGGGCAAGCGGATGAAGTCGGCGCTACCCAAGGTGCTCCATCCGATCCTCGGCCGCAGCCTGCTCGGCCACGTACTCGTGGCCGCCGCCCCGGTGTCGGCGGACCGCACGCTGGTGGTGGTCGGCCACGGCGCCGACCAGGTCACCGCGCACCTGCGCGAGGTCGCCCCGTACGCCGAGCCGGTGCTGCAGGCCGAGCAGAACGGCACCGGGCACGCCGTCCGGATCGCCCTGGAGAGCGCGCCGGACGCCGGTGGCACCGTGGTGGTACTCAACGGAGACGTGCCGCTGCTGCGTCCGGAGACCGTCACCGAGCTGGTCGCCGCGCACGAGTCCGCCGGGGCGGCGGCGACCGTACTCGCCGCCGAGGTGGCCGACCCGACCGGCCTGGGCCGGATCGTCCGGGGCGCCGACGGCGGACTGGAGCGGATCGTGGAGGAGCGCGACGCCACACATGCCCAGCGGGCGATCCGGGAGATCAACGCCGGGATCTACGCCTTCGACGCCGCACTGCTGCGGGACGCGCTCGGCAAGCTCTCCACCGACAACGACCAGGGCGAGGAATACCTGACGGACGTCTTCGGCCAGTTCGCCGCGACCGGCGAAGCCGTGGCGGTGCACGTGGCGGCGGATGCCACCGAGACGCTCGGCTGCAACGACCGGGTCGAGTTGGCGGCGCTGCGCCGGCTGCTGCGGGATCGGGTCAACGAGGGCTGGATGCGTACCGGGGTGACGCTGCTCGACCCGGCGACGACCTGGATCGACGTCACGGTCACCCTCGGCCGGGACGCCGTGGTGGACCAGAACACCCAGCTCTGCGGGGCCACCACCGTCGGACCGGAGGCCGCCGTCGGCCCGGACACCACGCTGATCGACACCACCGTCGGTGCCGGGGCCACCGTGCTCCGGGCGCACGCGGTCGGCGCGGCGGTCGGTCCGGGGGCGAGCGTGGGACCGTACGCGTACCTGCGGCCGGAGGCGACGCTGCGGGAGAAGGCGAAGGTCGGCACCTTCGTCGAGGTGAAGAAGTCGGAGATCGGTGAGGGCGCCAAGGTGCCGCACCTGACGTACGTCGGGGACGCCACCATCGGGCCGCGGGCCAACATCGGCGCCGGGACGCTCTTCGTGAACTACGACGGGGTCAACAAGAGCCACACCGTGGTCGGTGAGGCGGCCTTCGTCGGCTGCGACACCAGCCTGGTCGCGCCGGTCGAGGTGGGCGCCGGGGCGTACGTGGCGGCGGGCAGCGCGGTGACCAACGACGTACCCCCGGGGGCGCTGGCGATCACCCGGGCCCAGCAGCGCAACATCGACGGCTGGGTGCTGCGCCGCCGGCCCGGTACGAAGTCCGCGGCGGCGGCGGAGCGTGCCGGACGGGAGGCGCCCGGCGCAAGCGAAGGTGAGCCACTGCACGGGGGCTCCGTAGCGGGTGAAGGTCGTCCGGCCTCGGGAGATACTGCAACCGAATAG
- a CDS encoding ribose-phosphate diphosphokinase codes for MGSIVAENRKSLMLFSGRGFPELATEIGEVLGVAPTPSDAYEFANGEIFVRFKESVRGSDAFVVQSVTHGVNKWVMETLIMVDALKRGSAKRITVVLPFYPYSRQDKKHRGREPISARLVADLLKTAGANRILTVDLHTAQIQGFFDGPVDHLFAMDILAEYVQRKYAGRPMTVVAPDSGRVRVAERWTDRLGGCPLAFIHKTRDPSKPNQVVANRVVGDVEGRVCLIVDDMIDTGGTICKAAEILHEAKAADVLVASTHALLSDPATERLKNSRISEVVVTNTLPLPPEKQLDKLTVLSIAPLLARAIREVFDDGSVTTLFGGLS; via the coding sequence ATGGGCAGCATCGTCGCCGAAAATCGCAAGAGCCTGATGCTCTTCTCCGGAAGGGGATTTCCGGAGCTGGCAACGGAGATCGGTGAGGTGCTCGGGGTGGCGCCGACACCGTCGGACGCCTACGAGTTCGCCAACGGTGAGATCTTCGTACGGTTCAAGGAGTCGGTGCGTGGTTCGGACGCCTTCGTGGTGCAGTCCGTCACGCACGGCGTGAACAAGTGGGTCATGGAGACCCTGATCATGGTCGACGCGTTGAAGCGCGGCTCGGCCAAGCGGATCACCGTGGTGTTGCCGTTCTATCCGTACTCCCGGCAGGACAAGAAGCACCGCGGCCGGGAGCCGATCTCGGCCCGGCTGGTGGCGGACCTGCTCAAGACGGCCGGCGCCAACCGGATCCTCACGGTGGACCTGCACACCGCGCAGATCCAGGGTTTCTTCGACGGCCCGGTCGACCACCTCTTCGCGATGGACATCCTGGCCGAGTACGTCCAGCGCAAGTACGCCGGCCGCCCGATGACGGTGGTGGCCCCGGACTCCGGCCGGGTACGCGTGGCGGAGCGCTGGACCGACCGGCTCGGCGGCTGCCCGCTGGCCTTCATCCACAAGACCCGGGACCCGTCCAAGCCGAACCAGGTGGTAGCGAACCGGGTGGTCGGGGACGTCGAGGGCCGGGTCTGCCTGATCGTCGACGACATGATCGACACGGGTGGCACCATCTGCAAGGCGGCCGAGATCCTGCACGAGGCGAAGGCCGCGGACGTGCTGGTGGCCTCGACCCACGCCCTGCTCTCCGACCCGGCGACGGAACGGTTGAAGAACAGCCGGATCAGCGAGGTGGTGGTGACCAACACCCTGCCGCTGCCGCCGGAGAAGCAGCTCGACAAGCTCACCGTGCTCTCCATCGCGCCGCTGCTGGCCCGGGCGATCCGCGAGGTCTTCGACGACGGCTCGGTGACCACCCTCTTCGGCGGGCTGAGCTGA
- a CDS encoding 50S ribosomal protein L25/general stress protein Ctc, whose protein sequence is MSEVKISAEPRTEFGKGGARRTRRAGKVPAVLYGHGEKPKHIALPAREFAAAIRHGGANQLFAIEISDGTQALALPKAIQRDPIKDTFEHIDLILVRRGEKVTVDVPVHLTGEPARDTLVVHEQNTLSVSADATRLPESFEVSIEGLEVGAQVTAADVRLPQGVELVADPEQILALVTQAPTAEQMAAEAGEEPTEEAEEEAGAEGPGAEAAEAESDNQGAPAQAAAEA, encoded by the coding sequence GTGTCCGAGGTAAAGATCAGCGCCGAGCCCCGCACCGAGTTCGGCAAGGGTGGTGCCCGTCGTACCCGCCGGGCCGGTAAGGTGCCCGCCGTGCTGTACGGCCACGGCGAAAAGCCCAAGCACATCGCGCTGCCAGCGCGTGAGTTCGCCGCCGCCATCCGGCACGGTGGCGCCAACCAGTTGTTCGCGATCGAGATCAGTGACGGCACCCAGGCGCTCGCGCTGCCGAAGGCCATCCAGCGTGACCCGATCAAGGACACCTTCGAGCACATCGACCTGATCCTGGTCCGCCGGGGTGAGAAGGTCACCGTCGACGTGCCGGTGCACCTGACCGGCGAGCCGGCCAGGGACACCCTGGTCGTGCACGAGCAGAACACCCTGTCGGTGAGCGCCGACGCGACCCGGCTGCCGGAGAGCTTCGAGGTCTCGATCGAGGGGCTCGAGGTCGGTGCGCAGGTGACCGCGGCGGACGTACGGCTGCCGCAGGGTGTGGAGCTGGTCGCCGACCCGGAGCAGATCCTCGCCCTCGTCACCCAGGCGCCGACGGCCGAGCAGATGGCCGCCGAGGCCGGCGAGGAGCCGACCGAGGAGGCCGAGGAGGAAGCCGGTGCCGAGGGCCCCGGTGCCGAAGCCGCCGAGGCCGAGAGCGACAACCAGGGCGCACCCGCGCAGGCCGCCGCGGAGGCCTGA
- the pth gene encoding aminoacyl-tRNA hydrolase gives MAEELHPWLLVGLGNPGREYARHRHNVGFMVADLLAGRIGAKFGRHRRAVAEVAEGRLGFGGPKLVLAKPLTYMNLSGGPVAALAQFYKVPVDQVVAVHDELDIPYGQIRLKQGGGEGGHNGLRSMSKSLGTKDYLRVRFGIGRPPGRQDPADYVLSDFSAVERKELEFLVDRAADAAEAVVGRGLEWAQNTYHGS, from the coding sequence GTGGCGGAGGAGCTTCATCCGTGGTTGCTGGTCGGGCTCGGCAACCCCGGCCGGGAGTACGCGCGGCACCGGCACAACGTCGGCTTCATGGTGGCCGATCTGCTCGCCGGGCGGATCGGCGCGAAGTTCGGCCGGCACCGCCGGGCGGTCGCCGAGGTGGCCGAGGGGCGGCTCGGGTTCGGCGGGCCGAAGCTGGTGCTGGCGAAGCCGTTGACCTACATGAACCTCTCGGGTGGCCCGGTGGCGGCGCTGGCCCAGTTCTACAAGGTGCCGGTCGACCAGGTGGTCGCCGTACACGACGAGTTGGACATCCCGTACGGGCAGATCCGACTGAAGCAGGGTGGCGGCGAGGGCGGGCACAACGGGCTGCGGTCGATGTCCAAGTCGTTGGGGACGAAGGACTATCTGCGGGTGCGGTTCGGGATCGGACGGCCGCCGGGACGGCAGGACCCGGCCGACTACGTACTCTCCGATTTTTCCGCCGTGGAGCGCAAGGAACTGGAGTTCCTGGTGGACCGCGCGGCGGACGCGGCGGAGGCGGTCGTCGGGCGTGGCCTGGAGTGGGCGCAGAACACGTACCACGGCAGCTGA
- a CDS encoding inositol monophosphatase family protein has product MAAPPVIDGEFARWLAGRAGQALLELRAEMGFADPGALKAAGDKVSHELLRTELARWRPADAVLSEEDEGARLAWAAGMEPEVAPRLGADRVWIIDPLDGTREFSEEGRTDWAVHVALWARRAGTAHGIVGAAVGLPAQHRVLGTDQPPSYPPMTPAAGTGSTGSTGSDGTARRVRLAASRSRPPVFLTDLAAELGAELVPMGSAGAKIAAVISGEVDGYVHAGGQYEWDSAAPVAVATATGLFASRIDGSALKYNQADPRLPDLVVCRKDLAPRLLAALQRHLRVP; this is encoded by the coding sequence ATGGCCGCGCCGCCGGTGATCGACGGGGAGTTCGCCCGCTGGCTGGCCGGTCGGGCCGGTCAGGCCCTGCTGGAGCTCCGGGCCGAGATGGGCTTCGCCGACCCGGGGGCGTTGAAGGCGGCCGGTGACAAGGTCTCGCACGAACTGCTCCGCACCGAGCTGGCCCGGTGGCGGCCCGCCGACGCGGTGCTGTCCGAGGAGGACGAGGGCGCCCGGCTCGCCTGGGCCGCCGGGATGGAGCCGGAGGTGGCGCCCCGGCTGGGCGCCGACCGGGTCTGGATCATCGATCCCCTGGACGGTACCCGGGAGTTCTCCGAGGAGGGCCGGACGGACTGGGCGGTGCACGTGGCGCTCTGGGCCCGGCGGGCCGGCACCGCGCACGGCATCGTCGGCGCCGCGGTCGGGCTTCCCGCCCAGCACCGGGTGCTCGGCACCGACCAGCCGCCGTCGTACCCGCCGATGACGCCGGCGGCGGGGACCGGGAGTACCGGATCGACCGGCTCGGACGGCACCGCCCGGCGGGTCCGGCTGGCGGCGAGCCGGAGCCGGCCGCCGGTCTTCCTCACCGACCTGGCCGCCGAACTCGGCGCCGAGCTGGTGCCGATGGGCTCGGCCGGCGCGAAGATCGCCGCCGTGATCAGTGGCGAGGTCGACGGGTACGTCCATGCCGGCGGCCAGTACGAGTGGGACTCGGCGGCTCCGGTCGCTGTGGCGACGGCCACCGGGCTTTTCGCTTCCCGTATCGACGGATCCGCGCTGAAATACAACCAGGCCGATCCCCGCCTGCCGGATCTGGTGGTGTGCCGTAAGGATCTCGCTCCTCGGCTGCTCGCAGCGTTGCAGCGTCACCTCCGGGTACCCTAG
- the cysD gene encoding sulfate adenylyltransferase subunit CysD produces the protein MTSPAAYRVSHLDALEAESIFVIREVVAELERPVLLFSGGKDSIVMLRLAEKAFAPARIPFPVMHVDTGHNFPEVLAYRDRRVAEMGLQLVVASVPEALESGLVHEPADGVRNRIQTPVLLEAIEKYRFDALFGGARRDEEKARAKERVFSFRDDFGQWDPKNQRPELWSLYNGRHHPGESIRVFPLSNWTELDVWHYIAREKIELPSIYYAHEREVVERDGMLYAVNEFISPRAGETPFVEQVRYRTVGDASCTAAVRSTADTVEMVIEEVAATRITERGATRGDDRVSEAAMEDRKREGYF, from the coding sequence ATGACCTCGCCAGCGGCCTACCGGGTGTCCCATCTCGACGCGCTGGAAGCCGAGAGCATCTTCGTCATCCGCGAGGTGGTCGCCGAACTGGAGCGGCCGGTGCTGCTCTTCTCCGGCGGCAAGGACTCGATCGTCATGCTCCGGCTGGCCGAGAAGGCGTTCGCGCCGGCCCGGATCCCGTTCCCGGTGATGCACGTCGACACCGGGCACAACTTCCCCGAGGTACTGGCCTACCGCGACCGGCGGGTCGCCGAGATGGGGCTGCAACTGGTGGTGGCCAGCGTGCCGGAGGCGCTGGAGTCCGGGCTGGTCCACGAGCCGGCCGACGGGGTACGCAACCGGATCCAGACGCCGGTGCTGCTGGAGGCGATCGAGAAGTACCGCTTCGACGCCCTCTTCGGCGGCGCCCGCCGGGACGAGGAGAAGGCCCGGGCCAAGGAGCGGGTGTTCAGCTTCCGCGACGACTTCGGCCAGTGGGATCCGAAGAACCAGCGTCCGGAGCTGTGGTCGCTCTACAACGGCCGGCACCATCCGGGCGAGTCGATCCGGGTGTTTCCGTTGTCGAACTGGACCGAGCTGGACGTCTGGCACTACATCGCCCGGGAGAAGATCGAGCTGCCGTCGATCTACTACGCCCACGAGCGCGAGGTCGTCGAGCGGGACGGCATGCTCTACGCCGTCAACGAGTTCATCTCGCCCCGGGCCGGCGAGACGCCCTTCGTCGAGCAGGTCCGCTACCGCACCGTCGGCGACGCCTCGTGCACCGCCGCCGTCCGGTCCACGGCCGACACCGTCGAGATGGTGATCGAGGAGGTGGCCGCGACCCGGATCACCGAACGCGGCGCCACCCGGGGCGACGACCGGGTCAGCGAGGCGGCGATGGAAGACCGCAAGCGGGAAGGGTACTTCTGA
- a CDS encoding sulfate adenylyltransferase subunit 1 encodes MTATVVPIETRAMDLLRFATAGSVDDGKSTLIGRLLYDTKSLFTDQLEAVEAVSAARGDEYTNLALLTDGLRAEREQGITIDVAYRYFATPRRKFIIADTPGHIQYTRNMVTGASTADLALILVDARKGLVEQSRRHAFLCSLLRVPHLVLCVNKMDLVDWSQEVFERIADEFTAFAAKLEVPDLTVVPISALHGDNIVGRSENTPWYEGPSLLHHLEHVHIASDRNLVDVRFPVQYVIRPQSTTVTDYRGYAGQVASGVLKPGDEVMVLPSGFTSRIAAIETADGPVEQAFPPMSVTVRLTDELDISRGDLICRPTNAPAVAQDVEAMICWMDETKPLRVGGKYAIKHTTRSARAVIRNLRYRLDVNSLHRDETAAELRLNEIGRVRLRTTVPLLADEYRRNRTTGGFIVIDESTNRTVGAGMIVEAG; translated from the coding sequence ATGACGGCGACCGTGGTCCCGATCGAGACCCGTGCGATGGACCTGCTCCGGTTCGCCACCGCCGGCAGCGTCGACGACGGCAAGTCCACCCTGATCGGCCGGCTGCTCTACGACACCAAGTCGCTCTTCACCGACCAGCTCGAAGCGGTCGAGGCGGTCAGCGCGGCCCGAGGCGACGAGTACACGAACCTGGCGTTGCTGACCGACGGGTTGCGGGCCGAGCGTGAGCAGGGCATCACGATCGACGTGGCGTACCGGTACTTCGCCACCCCTCGGCGGAAGTTCATCATCGCCGACACCCCCGGGCACATCCAGTACACCCGGAACATGGTCACCGGGGCGTCGACCGCGGACCTGGCGCTGATCCTGGTCGACGCGCGAAAGGGGCTGGTCGAGCAGTCCCGCCGGCACGCGTTCCTCTGCTCGCTGCTCCGGGTGCCGCACCTGGTGCTCTGCGTCAACAAGATGGACCTGGTCGACTGGTCACAGGAGGTCTTCGAGCGGATCGCGGACGAGTTCACCGCGTTCGCGGCGAAACTGGAGGTGCCGGATCTGACCGTGGTGCCGATCTCGGCGCTGCACGGCGACAACATCGTCGGCCGATCCGAGAACACCCCGTGGTACGAGGGCCCGTCGCTGCTGCACCACCTCGAACACGTACACATCGCCAGCGACCGCAACCTGGTCGACGTACGCTTCCCGGTGCAGTACGTGATCCGGCCGCAGTCGACGACGGTGACGGACTACCGGGGCTATGCCGGGCAGGTCGCCTCCGGTGTGCTCAAGCCGGGCGACGAGGTGATGGTGCTGCCGTCCGGGTTCACCAGCCGGATCGCGGCGATCGAGACCGCCGACGGCCCGGTCGAGCAGGCGTTCCCGCCGATGTCGGTGACGGTGCGGCTCACCGACGAGCTCGACATCTCCCGGGGCGACCTCATCTGCCGGCCGACCAACGCCCCGGCGGTGGCCCAGGACGTCGAGGCGATGATCTGCTGGATGGACGAGACCAAACCGCTGCGGGTCGGCGGCAAGTACGCCATCAAGCACACCACCCGGTCCGCCCGGGCGGTGATCCGCAATCTGCGGTACCGGCTCGACGTGAACTCGCTGCACCGGGACGAGACCGCCGCCGAGCTGCGGCTCAACGAGATCGGCCGGGTACGGCTGCGGACCACCGTGCCGCTGCTCGCCGACGAGTACCGGCGGAACCGGACGACGGGTGGCTTCATCGTGATCGACGAGTCGACGAACCGTACGGTCGGCGCCGGCATGATCGTCGAGGCGGGTTGA